Proteins encoded within one genomic window of Vidua macroura isolate BioBank_ID:100142 chromosome 2, ASM2450914v1, whole genome shotgun sequence:
- the LOC128821787 gene encoding toll-like receptor 7, giving the protein MLFSSAPVYGLFQNLIYQTWKHKEYDSPVVDFDVQWLPVLPSLTGGSVSMPGDTQHFMVCCGVHCQMQSKGYPFDGAKCLAVQEVSMVPCAKRSNALPFILLYIFPMLLSEAWFPKTLPCDVKSSEGTVTVDCTDRRLTEVPRGIPGNSTNLTLSINNIPHIYPTSFDHLENLQEIDFRCNCVPVKLGPKDHVCTSPLKIENGSFAALTRLKSLYLDANQLSEIPRGLPATLTLLSLEANHIFSIQKASFSELGNIEVLYLGQNCYYRNPCNVSFEIEETAFLALKKLTILSLKSNNLTQIPPNLSSTLKELYIYNNMIQEVQEQDLSGLPNLEILDLSGNCPRCYNAPYPCIPCPKSSIQIHSKAFDSLENLRILRLHSNSLQSIPSSWFKNIKNLKELDLSQNFLMKEIGDAQFLKFLPSLVQLDLSFNFELKMYSPFLNLSKTFSSLSNLETLRLKGYVFKELRAQDLQPLLSLRNLTMLDLGTNFIKVANMTVFEEFPALKFIDLSVNKISPSSGESNFYGFCSNPGISVEQYNRQVQQEMHYFRYDEYERSCRSKDIEASSYQSLVKEDCLNYGKTLDLSRNNVFFVNPSDFQGLSSLKCLNLSDNAISQTLNGSEFSYLSGLKYLDFSNNRVDLLFQMAFKELKFLEILDLSNNQHYFQAEGVTQLLSFTKNLAHLRKLMMNENDISSTIDTGMESQSLQILEFRGNRLDALWMDGNGRYLSFFKNLTSLEELDISFNSLSFLPHGVFEEMPPGLKILNLTNNRLKSFIWGNLPSLKNLVTLDLSNNLLTNVPRELSNCTSSLQELMLRNNRIQRLTKYFLRGAFELRYLDLSSNKIEIIKKSSFPENVINNLQMLLLHGNPFKCNCEAVWFVWWINRTQVTIPLLATDVTCAGPGAHKGKSVVFLDLYTCELDTSYLILYALSASAILALMVFTVMSHLYFWDVWYSYHYCTARLKGYRRLSSPAACYDAFIAYDSEDPAVNEWVLQELVERLENQKARQFNLCLEGRDWLPGQPVFDNLSQSIQLSKKTIFVLTNRYIKSGRFKTTFYMAHQRLLDEKMDVIILIFLEKVLQKSRYVRLRKRLCRSSVLEWPTNPQSQPYFWQCLQNAIAISNSLAYNKLLQETV; this is encoded by the exons ATGCTGTTCTCTTCTGCTCCAGTTTATGGTCTCTTCCAGAATCTAATCTATCAGACCTGGAAGCACAAAGAATATG ATTCACCAGTT GTGGACTTTGATGTGCAGTGGCTACCAGTATTGCCCTCTCTGACTGGTGGTTCTGTGTCCATGCCTGGTGACACCCAGCACTTCATGGTCTGCTGTGGTGTGCATTGTCAGATGCAGAGTAAAGGGTACCCATTTGATGGAGCAAAATGTCTTGCAGTGCAAGAAGTCTCTATG GTACCTTGTGCAAAGAGGTCAAATGCATTGCCATTTATCTTGCTCTACATATTCCCAATGCTACTGTCAGAGGCTTGGTTTCCCAAAACTTTACCCTGTGATGTTAAATCTTCAGAAGGTACTGTGACAGTGGACTGCACCGACCGGCGCCTTACAGAAGTCCCCAGAGGGATCCCTGGAAACTCAACCAACCTTACCCTGAGTATTAACAATATTCCCCACATCTACCCAACATCCTTTGATCAtcttgaaaacctccaggagATTGACTTCAGATGCAACTGTGTGCCTGTCAAACTGGGGCCTAAAGATCATGTGTGCACCAGCCCCCTGAAAATTGAGAATGGCAGTTTTGCTGCCCTGACAAGATTGAAGTCATTGTATTTGGATGCAAACCAGCTGTCAGAAATACCCCGAGGTCTTCCTGCTACTTTAACCTTGCTGAGCCTGGAAGCAAACCACATCTTTTCTATCCAAAAAGCCAGCTTCTCAGAACTAGGAAACATAGAGGTATTGTATCTTGGACAGAACTGTTACTACCGCAATCCATGCaatgtttcatttgaaattgAGGAAACAGCTTTCCTGGCACTGAAAAAGTTAACAATACTATCCCTCAAGTCCAACAACTTAACACAAATCCCACCCAATTTGTCATCTACTTTAAAGGAACTGTATATTTACAACAACATGATTCAAGAGGTTCAAGAACAGGATTTAAGTGGTCTTCCCAACCTAGAAATTCTCGACCTAAGTGGCAATTGCCCACGTTGCTATAATGCCCCATATCCTTGCATTCCCTGCCCCAAGAGCTCGATTCAAATACATTCAAAGGCTTTTGACTCTTTGGAAAATTTAAGGATTTTGCGGCTTCACAGTAACTCTCTTCAGAGCATACCCAGCAGCTGGTTTAAAAACATCAAGAATCTCAAAGAACTTGACCTCTCCCAGAATTTCCTCATGAAGGAGATTGGAGACGCTCAGTTCTTGAAATTTCTCCCTAGCCTTGTGCAGCTTGATCTGTCCTTTAACTTTGAGCTGAAGATGTATTCTCCCTTCTTGAATCTTTCTAAGacattttcctccctctctaACCTGGAAACCCTGAGGCTCAAGGGTTATGTCTTTAAAGAACTGAGGGCACAAGATCTACAGCCACTGCTCAGTCTTAGGAATCTAACCATGTTGGATCTTGGGACTAATTTTATTAAAGTTGCAAACATGACAGTGTTTGAAGAATTCCCAGCTCTTAAGTTCATTGACCTCTCAGTGAATAAAATTTCTCCTTCTTCAGGGGAAAGCAACTTCTATGGATTTTGCTCTAATCCTGGCATTTCAGTCGAGCAATACAACAGGCAAGTACAACAAGAGATGCATTATTTCAGGTATGATGAGTATGAGCGAAGCTGCCGTTCCAAAGACATAGAGGCTTCTTCCTACCAATCTTTAGTGAAGGAAGATTGCCTTAACTATGGAAAAACTCTGGATTTAAGCagaaacaatgtattttttgtcAATCCCTCAGACTTCCAGGGACTTAGCTCCCTCAAATGTCTCAACTTGTCAGATAATGCAATAAGTCAAACTTTAAATGGAAGTGAATTCTCTTACTTGTCTGGATTGAAATATCTGGATTTTTCTAACAACAGGGTTGATTTGCTATTCCAAATGGCTTTCAAAGAACTAAAATTTTTAGAAATTCTAGATCTGAGCAATAACCAGCATTATTTTCAGGCAGAAGGTGTTACTCAGTTGCTTAGTTTTACAAAAAACCTTGCCCATTTGAGGAAGCTGATGATGAATGAGAATGACATTTCTTCCACTATTGATACAGGAATGGAAAGTCAATCTCTTCAAATTTTAGAATTCAGAGGAAATCGTTTAGATGCTTTATGGATGGATGGCAATGGTAGATACTTGTCCTTCTTCAAGAATCTGACCAGCTTGGAAGAACTGGATATTTCCTTCAACTCACTCAGTTTTTTGCCTCACGGTGTTTTTGAAGAAATGCCTCCCGGTCTCAAGATCCTCAACTTAACAAATAATCGACTGAAGAGTTTCATCTGGGGAAACCTCCCCTCTCTGAAGAACCTAGTAACTCTGGACCTGAGCAATAACCTTCTGACTAACGTTCCCCGAGAGCTGTCCAATTGCACTTCATCTCTCCAAGAACTGATGCTCCGAAACAATCGCATTCAGCGTTTaactaaatattttctcagagGTGCTTTTGAACTGAGGTACTTAGACCTCAGCTCAAACAAGATTGAAATAATTAAGAAATCTAGCTTCCCTGAAAATGTCATTAACAACCTGCAGATGCTGCTTTTGCACGGCAATCCTTTTAAGTGTAACTGTGAGGCTGTGTGGTTTGTCTGGTGGATCAATCGGACGCAGGTGACCATTCCTCTTCTGGCCACTGACGTCacctgtgctggcccaggggCACATAAAGGAAAGAGCGTGGTTTTCTTGGATCTGTACACCTGTGAGCTGGACACGTCGTATTTGATCCTGTATGCTCTGTCAGCTTCGGCCATCCTTGCCTTGATGGTGTTCACAGTGATGAGCCATCTCTACTTCTGGGATGTGTGGTACAGCTACCATTACTGCACTGCCAGGCTGAAGGGCTATCGGCGCTTGTCTTCACCAGCTGCTTGCTACGATGCCTTTATTGCCTACGACAGTGAAGATCCAGCTGTGAATGAGTGGGTGCTGCAAGAGCTGGTTGAAAGGCTGGAAAACCAAAAAGCCAGGCAGTTCAATTTATGCCTGGAAGGAAGGGACTGGCTCCCAGGACAGCCGGTCTTTGACAACCTTTCCCAGAGCATTCAGCTGAGCAAAAAAACCATCTTTGTGCTGACCAACAGGTATATTAAAAGCGGCCGCTTCAAGACAACATTTTATATGGCTCATCAGCGGCTTCTGGATGAAAAAATGGATGTCATTATCTTGATATTTCTTGAGAAGGTTTTGCAGAAGTCCCGCTATGTCCGTCTGAGGAAAAGGCTGTGCAGAAGTTCAGTCCTGGAATGGCCAACTAATCCTCAGTCTCAGCCTTACTTCTGGCAGTGCTTGCAAAATGCCATAGCTATCAGTAATTCTCTGGCTTACAACAAGCTTCTCCAAGAAACTGTTTAG
- the LOC128821793 gene encoding toll-like receptor 7, which produces MLFSSAPVYDLFQNLIYQTWKHKEYDSPVVDFDVQWLPVLPSLTGGSVSMPGDTQHFMVCCGVHRQMQVPCAKRSNALPFILLYIFPMLLSEAWFPKTLPCDVKSSEGTVTVDCTDRRLTEVPRGIPGNSTNLTLSINNIPHIYSTSFDHLENLQEIDFRCNCVPVKLGPKDHVCTSPLKIENGSFAALTGLKSLYLDANQLSEIPRGLPATLTLLSLEANHIFSIQKASFSELGNIEVLYLGQNCYYRNPCNVSFEIEETAFLALKKLTILSLKSNNLTQIPPNLSSTLKELYIYNNMIQEVQEQDLSGLPNLEILDLSGNCPRCYNAPYPCIPCPKSSIQIHSKAFDSLENLRILRLHSNSLQSIPSSWFKNIKNLKELDLSQNFLMKEIGDAQFLKFLPSLVQLDLSFNFELKMYSPFLNLSKTFSSLSNLETLRLKGYVFKELRAQDLRPLLSLRNLTMLDLGTNFIKVANMTVFEEFPALKFIDLSVNKISPSSGESNFYGFCSNPGISVEQYNRQVQQEMHYFRYDEYERSCRSKDIEASSYQSLVKEDCLNYGKTLDLSRNNVFFVNPSDFQGLSSLKCLNLSDNAISQTLNGSEFSYLSGLKYLDFSNNRVDLLFQMAFKELKFLEILDLSNNQHYFQAEGVTQLLSFTKNLAHLRKLMMNENDISSTIDTGMESQSLQILEFRGNRLDALWMDGNGRYLSFFKNLTSLEELDISFNSLSFLPHGVFEEMPPGLKILNLTNNRLKSFIWGNLPSLKNLVTLDLSNNLLTNVPRELSNCTSSLQELMLRNNRIQRLTKYFLRGAFELRYLDLSSNKIEIIKKSSFPENVINNLQMLLLHGNPFKCNCEAVWFVWWINRTQVTIPLLATDVTCAGPGAHKGKSVVFLDLYTCELDTSYLILYALSASAILALMVFTVMSHLYFWDVWYSYHYCTARLKGYRRLSSPAACYDAFIAYDSEDPAVNEWVLQELVERLENQKARQFNLCLEGRDWLPGQPVFDNLSQSIQLSKKTIFVLTNRYIKSGRFKTTFYMAHQRLLDEKMDVIILIFLEKVLQKSRYVRLRKRLCRSSVLEWPTNPQSQPYFWQCLQNAIAISNSLAYNKLLQETV; this is translated from the exons ATGCTGTTCTCTTCTGCTCCAGTTTATGATCTCTTCCAGAATCTAATCTATCAGACCTGGAAGCACAAAGAATATG ATTCACCAGTT GTGGACTTTGATGTGCAGTGGCTACCAGTATTGCCCTCTCTGACTGGTGGTTCTGTGTCCATGCCTGGTGACACCCAGCACTTCATGGTCTGCTGTGGTGTGCATCGTCAGATGC agGTACCTTGTGCAAAGAGGTCAAATGCATTGCCATTTATCTTGCTCTACATATTCCCAATGCTACTGTCAGAGGCTTGGTTTCCCAAAACTTTACCCTGTGATGTTAAATCTTCAGAAGGTACTGTGACAGTGGACTGCACCGACCGGCGCCTTACAGAAGTCCCCAGAGGGATCCCTGGAAACTCGACCAACCTTACCCTGAGTATTAACAATATTCCCCACATCTACTCAACATCCTTTGATCAtcttgaaaacctccaggagATTGACTTCAGATGCAACTGTGTGCCTGTCAAACTGGGGCCTAAAGATCATGTGTGCACCAGCCCCCTGAAAATTGAGAATGGCAGTTTTGCTGCCCTGACAGGATTGAAGTCATTGTATTTGGATGCAAACCAGCTGTCAGAAATACCCCGAGGTCTTCCTGCTACTTTAACCTTGCTGAGCCTGGAAGCAAACCACATCTTTTCTATCCAAAAAGCCAGCTTCTCAGAACTAGGAAACATAGAGGTATTGTATCTTGGACAGAACTGTTACTACCGCAATCCATGCaatgtttcatttgaaattgAGGAAACAGCTTTCCTGGCACTGAAAAAGTTAACAATACTATCCCTCAAGTCCAACAACTTAACACAAATCCCACCCAATTTGTCATCTACTTTAAAGGAATTGTATATTTACAACAACATGATTCAAGAGGTTCAAGAACAGGATTTAAGTGGTCTTCCCAACCTAGAAATTCTCGACCTAAGTGGCAATTGCCCACGTTGCTATAATGCCCCATATCCTTGCATTCCCTGCCCCAAGAGCTCGATTCAAATACATTCAAAGGCTTTTGACTCTTTGGAAAATTTAAGGATTTTGCGGCTTCACAGTAACTCTCTTCAGAGCATACCCAGCAGCTGGTTTAAAAACATCAAGAATCTCAAAGAACTTGACCTCTCCCAGAATTTCCTCATGAAGGAGATTGGAGATGCTCAGTTCTTGAAATTTCTCCCTAGCCTTGTGCAGCTTGATCTGTCCTTTAACTTTGAGCTGAAGATGTATTCTCCCTTCTTGAATCTTTCTAAGacattttcctccctctctaACCTGGAAACCCTGAGGCTCAAGGGTTATGTCTTTAAAGAACTGAGGGCACAAGATCTACGGCCGCTGCTCAGTCTTAGGAATCTAACCATGTTGGATCTTGGGACTAATTTTATTAAAGTTGCAAACATGACAGTGTTTGAAGAATTCCCAGCTCTTAAGTTCATTGACCTCTCAGTGAATAAAATTTCTCCTTCTTCAGGGGAAAGCAACTTCTATGGATTTTGCTCTAATCCTGGCATTTCAGTCGAGCAATACAACAGGCAAGTACAACAAGAGATGCATTATTTCAGGTATGATGAGTATGAGCGAAGCTGCCGTTCCAAAGACATAGAGGCTTCTTCCTACCAATCTTTAGTGAAGGAAGATTGCCTTAACTATGGAAAAACTCTGGATTTAAGCagaaacaatgtattttttgtcAATCCCTCAGACTTCCAGGGACTTAGCTCCCTCAAATGTCTCAACTTGTCAGATAATGCAATAAGTCAAACTTTAAATGGAAGTGAATTCTCTTACTTGTCTGGATTGAAATATCTGGATTTTTCTAACAACAGGGTTGATTTGCTATTCCAAATGGCTTTCAAAGAACTAAAATTTTTAGAAATTCTAGATCTGAGCAATAACCAGCATTATTTTCAGGCAGAAGGTGTTACTCAGTTGCTTAGTTTTACAAAAAACCTTGCCCATTTGAGGAAGCTGATGATGAATGAGAATGACATTTCTTCCACTATTGATACAGGAATGGAAAGTCAATCTCTTCAAATTTTAGAATTCAGAGGAAATCGTTTAGATGCTTTATGGATGGATGGCAATGGTAGATACTTGTCCTTCTTCAAGAATCTGACCAGCTTGGAAGAACTGGATATTTCCTTCAACTCACTCAGTTTTTTGCCTCACGGTGTTTTTGAAGAAATGCCTCCCGGTCTCAAGATCCTCAACTTAACAAATAATCGACTGAAGAGTTTCATCTGGGGAAACCTCCCCTCTCTGAAGAACCTAGTAACTCTGGACCTGAGCAATAACCTTCTGACTAACGTTCCCCGAGAGCTGTCCAATTGCACTTCATCTCTCCAAGAACTGATGCTCCGAAACAATCGCATTCAGCGTTTaactaaatattttctcagagGTGCTTTTGAACTGAGGTACTTAGACCTCAGCTCAAACAAGATTGAAATAATTAAGAAATCTAGCTTCCCTGAAAATGTCATTAACAACCTGCAGATGCTGCTTTTGCACGGCAATCCTTTTAAGTGTAACTGTGAGGCTGTGTGGTTTGTCTGGTGGATCAATCGGACGCAGGTGACCATTCCTCTTCTGGCCACTGACGTCacctgtgctggcccaggggCACATAAAGGAAAGAGCGTGGTTTTCTTGGATCTGTACACCTGTGAGCTGGACACGTCGTATTTGATCCTGTATGCTCTGTCAGCTTCGGCCATCCTTGCCTTGATGGTGTTCACAGTGATGAGCCATCTCTACTTCTGGGATGTGTGGTACAGCTACCATTACTGCACTGCCAGGCTGAAGGGCTATCGGCGCTTGTCTTCACCAGCTGCTTGCTACGATGCCTTTATTGCCTACGACAGTGAAGATCCAGCTGTGAATGAGTGGGTGCTGCAAGAGCTGGTTGAAAGGCTGGAAAACCAAAAAGCCAGGCAGTTCAATTTATGCCTGGAAGGAAGGGACTGGCTCCCAGGACAGCCGGTCTTTGACAACCTTTCCCAGAGCATTCAGCTGAGCAAAAAAACCATCTTTGTGCTGACCAACAGGTATATTAAAAGCGGCCGCTTCAAGACAACATTTTATATGGCTCATCAGCGGCTTCTGGATGAAAAAATGGATGTCATTATCTTGATATTTCTTGAGAAGGTTTTGCAGAAGTCCCGCTATGTCCGTCTGAGGAAGAGGCTGTGCAGAAGTTCAGTCCTGGAATGGCCAACTAATCCTCAATCTCAGCCTTACTTCTGGCAGTGTTTGCAAAATGCCATAGCTATCAGTAATTCTCTGGCTTACAACAAGCTTCTCCAAGAAACTGTTTAG